A genomic segment from Micropterus dolomieu isolate WLL.071019.BEF.003 ecotype Adirondacks linkage group LG03, ASM2129224v1, whole genome shotgun sequence encodes:
- the m6pr gene encoding cation-dependent mannose-6-phosphate receptor yields MKVVNGHSGGSFLLWTLAVELVLCGSGVYSIEGTKSCKLLTESDSERKVLSRLEPLTHKNFTAENKSTKEGYTYVFQLCGDAGGIPGAGVVQVDSKKTIVIGMYNSTQAIGGSDWVMLIYGNGEPYDTHCSKESRKAIIMISCNRNIDAGKLEVELETRDKEFNCFYLFELDSSAVCPVIQSQLSSGSIILIIGLCLVAVYLIGGFLYQRLIVGAKGMEQFPNYAFWVEVGNLTADGCDFVCRSQNREEAPAYRGVATEHLEEEPEERDDHLLPM; encoded by the exons ATGAAG GTGGTCAACGGTCACAGTGGAGGGTCCTTCCTGCTGTGGACCTTGGCTGTTGAACTGGTCCTGTGTGGGAGTGGAGTGTACAGCATTGAGGGCACCAAGAGCTGTAAACTGTTAACTGAATCTGACTCAGAACGGAAAGTCCTCAGTCGACTAGAGCCACTCACCCATAAGAA CTTTACAGCAGAGAACAAGAGTACAAAAGAGGGCTACACATATGTCTTCCAGTTGTGTGGGGATGCAGGGGGTATTCCAGGAGCTGGGGTTGTTCAGGTGGACAGCAAGAAAACAATTGTGATTGGCATGTATAATTCAACACAGGCCATTGGAGGAA GTGACTGGGTGATGTTGATCTATGGAAACGGCGAGCCATATGATACCCACTGCTCCAAGGAAAGTAGGAAAGCCATTATCATGATCTCTTGCAACAGGAATATTGATGCG GGCAAGCTGGAGGTGGAGCTGGAGACCCGGGACAAGGAGTTCaactgtttctacctgtttgaGCTGGACTCCAGTGCAGTTTGCCCAGTTATTCAGTCCCAGCTCAGCAGTGGTTCCATAATACTCATCAT TGGGTTGTGCCTTGTGGCCGTTTACCTCATTGGAGGTTTCCTCTACCAACGACTAATTGTTGGAGCCAAAGGGATGGAGCAATTCccaaattatgctttttgggTGGAGGTTGGCAACCTGACAGCG GATGGGTGTGACTTTGTGTGCCGGTCACAAAATCGAGAGGAAGCACCCGCATACAGAGGAGTGGCCACAGAACATTTAGAAGAAGAGCCAGAGGAGAGAGATGACCACTTACTACCTATGTGA